The genomic window GACCGACGAGGTACTCGCCCACTGGGAACGGCTCCTCGGGCTCCTCGCACACGACCCGATGGACGCGACGGCCGACATCGACTGGGTCGCCAAGCTCAACCTGCTCGAGCGCTACCGCCATCGGGACGGCATGGAGTGGACGGACCCCAGGCTGACGGCGATCGACATCCAGTTCTCCGACGTGCGCCCTGAGAAGGGCATCTTCCACAAACTCGAGGAGGCCGGCCGGATCACCCGACTGACCAGCGACGAGGAGGTCCGAGCAGCGGTCTCCACCCCGCCTGCCGACACCCGCGCATGGCTGCGTGGAGGTGTCGTCGAGCGCCTTGGGCAGCACGTCATTTCCGCGTCGTGGGACAGTCTCGTGCTCCGTCTGCCGCGGGCCGGTCGGATCGCCCGGGTGTCGATGCTGGACCCGCTCGCCCACGGCCGCGACGAGACCGAGTCGCTGCTGTCCACCGGAGACGTCGACGACCTCGTGGTCGGGCTCGGGGCATAGGCTCGTAGGGACCGGGTGCCGGCAGCGGCCGGCCACGACGAGAAGGAGCAGTCATGGCGCAGGAGCAGATCCGTCCCGAGCGTTCCGGTGGGGGTGACGAGGAGCCCGTCGACGAGGGGACCCAGGTGGCGGCGCAGAACGCCGCTCGTGACGAGGACGTCGACTCGGTGCTCGACGAGATCGACGGCGTCCTGGAGTCCAACGCCGAGGAATTCGTCAAGGGCTTCGTCCAGAAGGGTGGCCAGTGAGTCCGACGCTGTCCCACGGGCGCCTGCCGGAGGCCTTCATGACCGCCGGAGGTGCCTCCTTCACGGAGTTCGTCGGGAGGCACGAGCCGCAGCTGCTGCCCGGCCGGCGTCCGTTACCCAGCACGCCGGCGCTGGAGGCGCCCCACGGCACGACGATCGTCAGCCTGGCCTGGCCCGAGGGTGTCCTGATGGCGGGTGACCGACGCGCCACGTTGGGCAATGTCATCGCCAACCGGGACATGGACAAGGTCTTCGCCGCCGACGACCTCTCGCTCGTCGGCATCGCCGGCACGGCGGGGGTGGCGATCGAGATGGTGCGGTTGTTCCAGGTCGAGCTGGAGCACTACGAGAAGATCGAGGGCACGCATATGTCCCTCGAGGGCAAGGCCAACCGCTTGGCCGCGATGCTGCGCAGCAACCTCGGCCTGGCGATGCAGGGGCTGGCCGTCGTCCCGGCCTTCGGCGGGTACGACGCCGTGGCCGGCACCGGTCGGATCTTCTCCTACGACGTGACCGGGGGGTGCTACGAGGAGCACCGCCACCACAGCGTCGGTTCGGGAGCGGCCTTCGCGCGTGGTGCGTTGAAGAAGCTCTGGCGTCCCGACATGGGGCGTGACGAGGCGGTGCGCGTCGCCGTCGAAGCGCTCTACGACGCCGCCGACGACGACTCCGCGACCGGGGGACCGGACGTGCACCGACGCATCTGGCCGACCGTCGGCATGGTGGGTGCCGACGGGGTGACTTTCCTGGACGAGGTGGTCCTCGAGGGCGCGGTCGCGACCGTGCTGGAGACCCGCCGCGACAACCCGGGAGGTGCCCGGTGAGCCAACCCCCCTTCTACGTCTCACCCGAGCAGGTGATGAAGGACCGGGCGGACTTCGCCCGGGCCGGGATCGCCCGCGGTCGCTCGGTCGTGGTCCTCGCCTACGACGGGGGCATCCTCTTCGTCGCCGACAACCCGAGCAGCCGGTCGCTGAACAAGGTCAGCGAGATCTACGACCGCCTCGGCTTCGCTGCGGTCGGCAAGTACAACGAGTTCGAGAACCTCCGCGTCGCCGGTATCCGCTACGCCGACCTGCGCGGCTACTCCTACGACCGTTCCGACGTCACCGCACGGGGTCTGGCCAATGCCTACGCCCAGACCCTGGGCACGGTCTTCACCGAGGACCAGAAGCCCTACGAGGTCGAGATCGTGGTCGCCGAGGTCGGGGGCAGTCCCGAGCGCGACCGGATCTACCGACTGACCTACGACGGGTCCGTCTCCGACGAGGCCGGGTGCGTGGTCATCGGCGGTGCCAGCGAGCAGCTCAACGAGACGTTGCGCTCCCGCTGGCACAACGGGATGTCGCTGACCGAGGCGTTCGACGTGGCCGTGGAGGTGCTCTCCATCCACGGCGAAGGGGAGGGGACGGGCCCGCGGATCCCGCTCGATGCACTCGAGGTCGCCGTGCTCGAGCGTGACCGGCCGCGCCGGTGCTTCCGCCGGCTCACCGGGCCGGCCCTGCGCGAGGGTTAGCCTGCACACGTGGAGCGACGCATCTTCGGCATCGAGACCGAGTTCGGGATCACGGCCGTCACCGACGGGCATCGACGACTGACGCCGGACGAGGTCGCCCGGTACCTCTTCCGCAAGGTGGTCACCTGGGGGCGGTCGAGCAATGTCTTCCTGCCCAATGGCTCCCGGCTCTACCTCGACGTCGGCAGCCACCCCGAGTACGCCACTGCCGAGTGCGACGACCTGCGCACGCTCATCGCCCACGACCGGGCGGGGGAGCGAATCGTGCAGGATCTCGTCGAGGACGCCCAGGCGCGACTGGCGCAGGAGGGCGTCGCCGGTGACATCTACGTCTTCAAGAACAACGTCGACTCCGCCGGCAACTCCTACGGCTGCCACGAGAACTTCCTCGTCGCGCGCACGGACAACTTCGCCGCGGTGACCGAGGGTCTGCTGCCCTTCCTCATCACCCGCCAGATGATCGCCGGCACCGGCAAGCTGATGCAGGGCACCCGGGGAACCACCTTCTCGGTGAGCCAGCGGGCCGACCACATCTGGGAGGGCGTCTCCTCGGCGACCACCCGATCGCGGCCGATCATCAACACCCGCGACGAGCCGCACGCCGATGCCGAGCTCTACCGACGCATGCACGTCATCGTCGGCGACTCGACGATGACCGAGACCACGACGCTGCTGAAGGTCGGGTCGGCCCACCTCGTGCTGCGCATGCTCGAGGACGGCGTCGCCATGCCGGACATGACCCTGGAGAACCCGATCCGGGCGATCCGCGACATCAGCCTCGACCGGACGGGGCGCACTCCGGTGGCCCTGGCCGACGGCCGCCGGATGAGCGCGCTGGAGATCCAGGTCGAGTACCTGGCCAGGGCCACCGAGTACGCCGCGCGCGAGGGCATCGACGACGACCTGACCACGCAGGTCCTCGACCTGTGGGAACGCACGTTGCAGGCCGTCGAGACCGACGATCTCTCGCTCGTCGACACGGAGATCGACTGGGTGATCAAGTACCGCCTGCTCGATGCGTACGCCACCCGGCACGGGCTCGACCTGGACGACCCGCGACTGGCCCAGCTCGATCTCGCCTACCACGACATCGACCCGGCTCGGGGCGTGCACCACGTGCTCCAGCGGGCCGGACGGATCGCGCGGGTCGTCACGGACGAGGAGATCGTGGCGGCCATGGACACCCCGCCGCAGACGACGCGTGCCAAGCTGCGCGGGGACTTCGTGCGCACCGCGCGGGAGCACTCACGCGACGTCACGGTCGACTGGGTGCACCTGAAGGTCAACGACGAGGCGCAGCGCACCGTGCTGTGCAAGGATCCCTTCCGTAGTGTCGACGAACGGGTCCAGCGACTCATCGACATGATGGTCGGCACATAGCGGCCGATGCACACCCTTGGGTCAGCGGACACCCAGAATCGCTGGTTAGGGTGTCCGCGGACCATTTCCTACACCCATCGATGAGGTTGATCGTGCCGAAGGCCCGTCCCCGCTTGACCACCGCCGTTGCGGCATCGCTCGCATCGCTGATGCTGCTGACCGCCTGTGGCGGTGACTCCGAGAGCGACTCGTCGGACAAGGGGTCCAGCGAGTCGGCGTCCGACTCCAAGGACGCGACGCCCACCCTCGCGGAGCCGAAGGAGGAGGACCTCGACAAGGTCGAGGAGATCGAGGTCACCCAGGCCGAGGGCAAGAAGGGCCCCTCCGTGGAGCTGCCCGAGAAGCCGCTCGAGGTCTCCCAGACCACCCGCACGATCCTGGACGAGGGCGACGGCAAGGACCTGCCGGACGACGCCTACGCCACGGTCGACCTCGCGATGTTCTCTGCCAAGGACGGCAAGGCCATCGACGGTTCGGAGACGTACACCAGCTCGCCGATCGTCCTCGACCTGGGCAACAAGCAGTCCCTGCCCGGGCTCGTCAAGGCCATCAAGAGCCAGCCGATCGGATCCAGCGGCGTCGCCGTGCTCACGCCCGAGGACCTCTTCGGAGAGGAGGGCGCCCCGCAGCTGGGCATCGACGGCAAGGACAACCTCGTTCTCGTCTACGACGTGCGTGGCCAGCTTCCGACGAAGGCGCAGGGCAAGGAGGTCGAGCCGCAGGCCGGTCTGCCGAAGGTCGACTGGAAGCCGGACGCACCCGCCGACATCACCGTCCCCAAGGGCGAGGACCCGCCGAAGAAGCTCGTCGTGGAGAAGCTCATCGAGGGTGACGGCGAGAAGATCAAGAAGGACGACTACGTCTATGTCTCCTACACCGGTGTGACCTGGGAGGACGGCAAGGTCTTCGACTCGTCCATGAAGGACGGACGCGGCCCGTTCGCCTTCCCGGTCGGCCAGAACGCCGTCATCCCCGGCTGGGACAAGGCCGTGGAGGGCGCGAAGGTCGGTGACCGCCTGCTCGTGGTGGTCCCGCCGAAGGAGGGCTACGGCAAGGAGGGCACTCCGGACGGGTCGATCGAGGGCGGCTCCACGCTCGTCTTCACCGTCGACGTCCTCGGCGCTCCCTGAGGTCTCAAGGCATCGCCCGCAGTGCGGGCCCGCACCTCAACCACCGGTGGCTGAGGTGCGCAGGCCGTCCGCGGCCGTAGCCTCGAAGCCACGACCACCCCGACCACCCCGACCACCCCGACACCAAGGAGATCCACATGCCGTTCGACCCGAACACCACCAAGCCGGAGATCGACTTCCCCGGTGACACCCCACCCAGCGACCTCGTCGTCGAGGACATCGCCGTCGGCGACGGCGCAGAGGTGACCCCCGGCTCGCCGATCCAGGCGCACTACGTCGGCGTCGCCCACTCGACCGGCGAGGAGTTCGACGCCTCCTGGAACCGTGGCGCGCCGCTGGCCTTCACCGCCGGCGTCGGGCAGGTCATCCAGGGCTGGGACCAGGGCCTGATCGGCATGAAGGAAGGTGGTCGACGCAGGATCACCATCCCTCCCCACCTCGGGTACGGCGACCAGGGCGCCGGCAACGTCATCAAGGGCGGCGAAACCCTGATCTTCGTCGTCGACCTGGTGAAGGCCGGCTGAGGACCTGACACACCCGGCCGGATGACGGTCGACGACGGGCCGCGGCGATCAGGACACGTTCCTGCGCCGCGGCCCTTCGCGTCGACGAGCACCCCGGCAGGTTAGCCTCGCCGTGACGAAGGGAGCGGATGTGGCGGCACCCAACACACCCAAGGCCAAGGCCGAGCGCCTGCTGAACCTGACGATGAGCCTGTTGTCATCTCGGATCCCCCTGCCCAAGCAGCGGATCCGTCAGCTGGTCGAGGCCTACCGCAGCGTCGAGTCCGACGAGGCCTTCGACCGCATGTTCGAGCGGGACAAGGACGACCTGCGCGCCATGGGGATCCCGCTGGTCACCGAGGAGATCGGGGTCTTCGAGGACGAGCTGGGCTACCGGATCGACCGTCGGGACTACGACCTGCCGCCGATCGAGCTCACTGCGCAGGAACTGGCGGTGGTGGGCCTCGCGAGCCGCGCGTGGGCGCACGCGGCGATGGCCGGGACGGCTGCGACGGCGTGGCGCAAGGTCGCTGCCGGTGACGAGCTGAGCGAGGACCCCTTCATCGGCCTGGAGCCGCACCTCGGCAGTGGCGAGAGTGCCTTCGAGCCGCTCAAGGACGCCGTCCTGACGGCGGCCACCGTCCGCTTCGACTATGCCCGCGCGGGGGAGGGGAAGCCCGGTCCCCGACACGTCGAGCCCTGGTACCTGACTGCATGGCACGGCCGGTGGTACCTCGTCGGTCACGACCTCGACCGGGCGGCGTCGCGCGTCTTCCGGCTCTCGCGCGTGACCTCCACGGTGACCACCACGGGTGAGTCGGCCACACAGGTCGTGCCCGAGGACCTCGACCCCGTCTCGATGATCGCGGCGACCGACGGCAGGGAACCACCCTCGAGCGCTGCTGTGCTGCGGGTCCGTGTCGGGACCGGGCACGTGCTGCGCCGTCGCGCCACTGCCGTGGCCGACATCGACGAGCAGTGGGACCGGGTCGACGTCGACCACGGTGACCCGACCGCCTTCGCCGCCGAGATCGCCAGCCACGGCCCCGACGTCGTCGTCGAGGAGCCCACTGCGCTGCGCGCTGCCGTCATCGACCGGCTCGAGGCCGTCGTCAGCGCACACCAGGAGGCCCCGGCATGACCCGCCAGCCCGTGGAATCGGCCACCAACCGTGTCGAGCGTCTGCTGACGATGGTCCCCTGGCTCGCCAGCCGCCAGGGGATCGAGATCGAGCGCGCCGCGGCGGGACTCGGCATCACCGAGAAGCAGTTGCGCGCCGATCTCGACCTGCTCTTCATGTGCGGGTACGGACCGATGCCGGACGAGCTCATCGAAGCCAGCTACGAGGGTGGACGCGTCTTTGTCAGCAACGCGGACGCGATCTCCCGCCCCCTTCGCCTGACCGTCGACGAGGCCACCTCGCTCATCGTCGGCCTGCGCTCCCTGGCCGCATCCGGCGCGGGGGAGTCCAGCGCCGTGGAGCGCGCCCTGAGCAAGCTCGAGGGTGCGGCCGGGGCCATCCCTGGCGTCGACCGCGTCCTCGTCGTCGAGGACGACACGCAGGCGGGTCACGTGCTCGCGGACCTGCGTGACGCCCTGGCCGCCGGCCGTCGGGTGCACCTGGGCTACCACGTGCCCAGCCGGGATGAGCGCACCGAGCGCGACGTGGACCCGATGCGACTGGCCCGGGTCGAGGGGCACTGGTACCTCGAGGGCTGGTGCCACCGTGCCCGGGACCTGCGCCTCTTCCGGATCGACCGCATCGAGGCAGTCGACGTCCTCGACGTGCCCGCCGACCCACCCGAGGGGCTCGCCGGCCGCGACCTGCGTACCGGCGTCTACCAAGGTGGCGCCGAGGACGTGGCGGTCCTGGTGCGTCTGGCACCGGGCGCGCACTGGGTCGCCGAGTACTACCCGGTCACCGATCGCACGCCGGACGGTGATCACCTCCTGGTGACCATGCCCTCGAGCACCGAGGGGTTCATGCAGCGTCTCGTGCTGCGTCTGGGAGGCGGCGTCGAGGTCCTCGAGCCCGCGTCGCTGCGGTCCTCCGTGGCCGCACACGCCCGGTCCGCACTGGCTGCGTACCGGACCTGAGAACCGTGCAGGGCGACGAAACCCCGAGTCGTACACTGGTGAGCAAACGTACCAACGCGAAAGGTGCCGTCATGCCCAGTCTGGGTCCCATGGAGATCGTCCTCATCCTGGTCGTCATCCTCCTGCTCTTCGGCTTCAAGAAGCTGCCCGATGCTGCGCGCAGCCTCGGCAAGTCGGCCCGCGTCTTCAAGGCCGAGGTCAGCGAGATGAAGGAAGAGGACCGCCAGCGTGAGGCGGAGAAGTCCGCCCGTGACTCCGGCACGGTCGAGTCGACCACGACCGAGCGCTCGCCCGCCGACGACGCGAAGCCGCGCACGGACAACGAGTCCGGCCCGGGTGCCTGACTCGCCCCCTTCGTCCACGCAACGCATGGCCCGACGTGACCGCATGCCCAAGGACCCCGAAGGGCGGATGCCACTCAAGGCGCACCTCCTGGAGTTCCGCAACCGGTTGATGGTCGCGGCCTCCGCGGTCATCGTCGGGGCGATCCTCGGGTGGGTGCTCTACGACGGGGTCACGATCGGCGGCTTCACCTACGCCGGGGTCTACGAGCAGCTGACGCAGCCCTTCGACCAGTACAAGGCGTCCAACCCGGAGAGCGCCGCTGCCCTGCTCAACTACGGCAACGCCACCTCCGCGTTCACCACGCAGCTGGGGATCTCGATCTTCACCGGTGTCATCATCTCCAGCCCGATCTGGGTGTGGCAGATCTGGGCCTTCATCCTCCCCGGGCTGACCCGCCGCGAGAAGCGGATGTCCCTCGGTGTCTTCTTCACGGCGATCCCCCTCTTCCTCACCGGGTGCTTCTTCGCCTACGTCACCCTGCCGAAGGCCCTGATCATTCTCTTCGGTTTCACCCCGGACGACGGCAAGTCGAGCAACATCCAGCAGGCGAGCGACTACTTCACCTTCGTCACCCGCTTCATCCTCGCCTTCGGGCTGGCGTGGCTGCTGCCCGTCTTCCTCATCGGGCTCGTGTCGATCGGTGTCCTCTCCGGCCGGACCCTGCTGAAGTCCTGGCGGGTGGCCATCCTGCTGATCTTCATCGCGTCGGCGATCATCACCCCGACCCCGGACCCGTTCACGATGTTCCTGCTCGCGGGCCCCCTGTGCGTGCTGTACTTCATCGCCATCGGGATCGCGCTGCTGATCGACCGGCGACGAGTCGAGCGCGGCGACGAGCCCGACTGGTCGCACCTGTCGGACGACGAGGCCTCACCACTGACGTGATCGTTCTGGCATAGCGTGGGGACATGTCCTCGCCCGCCGAACGCTATGCCGCTTCCCGCCGCAAGGGCCGAGGGGAGCTGGCGGCCTTCACCGCCACCTACGACTTCGACCTGGACCGCTTCCAGCTGGACGGGTGCGAGGCGATCGAGGCCGGCAACGGCGTCCTCGTCGCTGCACCGACCGGGGCCGGCAAGACGGTCGTCGGTGAATTCGCCGTCCACCTGGCACTCGCCCGCGGTCAGAAGGCCTTCTACACCACACCGATCAAGGCGCTGAGCAACCAGAAGTACCACGAGCTCGTCGCCACGCACGGTCACGACAACGTCGGGCTGCTCACCGGGGACGTCTCCGTCAACGGCGAGGCGCCGGTGGTCGTCATGACGACCGAGGTGCTGCGCAACATGATCTATGCGGGGTCAACGACGCTCGACACCCTGGCCTTCGTCGTCATGGACGAGGTCCACTACCTCGCTGACCGGTTCCGCGGCGCCGTGTGGGAGGAGGTCATCATCCACCTGCCCCGCTCGGTGCAGGTGATCTCCTTGTCGGCGACGGTGAGCAACGCGGAGGAGTTCGGCGACTGGCTCGCCGAGGTGCGCGGTGGCACCGAGGTCGTCGTGACGGAGGAGCGGCCCGTGCCACTGTGGCAGCACATGCAGGTCGGCCGGGACGTGCACGACCTCTTCGTCGACGAGGAGGGAGCGTCAGCAGGGGCGCCGACGAAGGTCAACCCCGAGCTGCTCCACGCCATCCGCGAGAAGGTTCGCGGTACCGAGGACGACCCGCGACTGCAGCGCGGTGGCGGCCGCGGGGGGCGCGACCGTCGCGGTGGTCGGGAGCGGCGTGGCGGCGGCCGCAACCAGGGCGGTCAGGGGCGTCAGCGCGGGGGAGGAGGCCGATTCGGCGGGGCCGCCTCCCGCACCGAGGTCATCCGCGAGTTGGATCGTGACGGCCTGCTGCCGGCAATCACCTTCATCTTCAGCCGAGCAGGGTGCGACGGTGCCGTGACCCAGCTGCTGGCCAATGATGTCCGCCTGGTCTCCGAGCGCGAGGGCGAGCGCAACCGCCGCACCGTCGAGGAGCGCGCGGCCGTGCTCGAAGGGGAGGACCTCGACGTCCTCGGCTACCACCAGTTCGTGGCCGGTATCGCAGCCGGCTTCGCCGCCCACCACGCGGGCATGCTGCCCCTCTTCCGCGAGATCGTCGAGGAGTTGTTCACCGCGGGCCGCATCCGCGCCGTCTTCGCCACCGAGACGCTTGCCCTGGGCATCAACATGCCCGCTCGCACGGTCGTGCTCGAGAAGCTGGTGAAGTTCAACGGCGAGTCGCACGTGGAGATCACGCCGGCGGAGTACACCCAGCTGACCGGTCGTGCCGGCCGGCGGGGGATCGACGTCGAGGGGCACGCGCTCGTGGTGTGGTCGCGCGGGCTGGATCCGATGGCCGTGGCCGGTCTCGCCTCGACCCGGACCTACCCCCTTCACTCCAGCTTCAAGCCGACCTACAACATGGCGGTCAACCTGGTCGCCCAGGTGGGGCGCCAGACGGCGAAGGAGGTCCTGGAGACCTCCTTCGCGCAGTTCCAGGCCGACCGGGCGGTCGTGGGCCTGGCGACGAAGGTGCGCGAGCAGCAGGACTCGCTGGACGCGTACGCCGAGGCGATGCACTGCCACCTCGGTGACTTCCGGGAGTACGCCGCGCTGCGGCGCCGGATCACCGACGTCGAGAAGGAGGGCAAGCGTCGCCGGGGTGCCAATCGTCGGGCCGAGATCGCCGTCTCCCTCGAGGCACTGCGCGTCGGGGACGTCATCCGCATCGGGGGACGACGCTCCGGTCTCGCCCTGGTCATCGCGCCACCGCGCTCGTACAAGGGGGAGGAGTCCGCGCCCACGGTCCTGACCGAGCACAAGCAGGTGCGCCGGCTCGTACCGGCCGACCTCGACGGACCCGTGGCCGCGTTCGGGAAGCTGACCATCCCGCGGGGCTTCAACCCCAAGTCCACCAAGCAGCGCACCGATCTCGCGACGACGCTGCGGATCAAGGCGCCCGACGAGCAGGCCCCGAGTGTGCGCACCCGGGCCACGGAGGCGGCGAAGGGGGAGGACGAGCACCTCGCGCAGCTGCGCCGGCAGCTGAAGGAGCACCCCTGCCACCAGTGCCCTGAGCGAGAGGTGCACGCGCGGTGGGCTCAACGGTGGTGGAAGCTGAAGCGGGAGACCTCGTCACTGCAGCGCAAGGTCGAGCACCGCACGAACTCCGTCGCCCAGACCTTCGAGCGGATCTGCGTCGTCCTGACGAGACTGGGCTACCTCGACGACGAGGGCGAGAGCGTGAGCGAGCTCGGCGGGCGACTGCGGCGGCTCTACACCGAGAAGGACCTCCTCGCGGCCGAGTGCCTGGGTGGGGGAGCGTGGTCGAGGCTCGACCCGGCCGAGCTGGCTG from Janibacter cremeus includes these protein-coding regions:
- a CDS encoding ubiquitin-like protein Pup; amino-acid sequence: MAQEQIRPERSGGGDEEPVDEGTQVAAQNAARDEDVDSVLDEIDGVLESNAEEFVKGFVQKGGQ
- the prcB gene encoding proteasome subunit beta, whose protein sequence is MSPTLSHGRLPEAFMTAGGASFTEFVGRHEPQLLPGRRPLPSTPALEAPHGTTIVSLAWPEGVLMAGDRRATLGNVIANRDMDKVFAADDLSLVGIAGTAGVAIEMVRLFQVELEHYEKIEGTHMSLEGKANRLAAMLRSNLGLAMQGLAVVPAFGGYDAVAGTGRIFSYDVTGGCYEEHRHHSVGSGAAFARGALKKLWRPDMGRDEAVRVAVEALYDAADDDSATGGPDVHRRIWPTVGMVGADGVTFLDEVVLEGAVATVLETRRDNPGGAR
- the prcA gene encoding proteasome subunit alpha is translated as MKDRADFARAGIARGRSVVVLAYDGGILFVADNPSSRSLNKVSEIYDRLGFAAVGKYNEFENLRVAGIRYADLRGYSYDRSDVTARGLANAYAQTLGTVFTEDQKPYEVEIVVAEVGGSPERDRIYRLTYDGSVSDEAGCVVIGGASEQLNETLRSRWHNGMSLTEAFDVAVEVLSIHGEGEGTGPRIPLDALEVAVLERDRPRRCFRRLTGPALREG
- the pafA gene encoding Pup--protein ligase, giving the protein MERRIFGIETEFGITAVTDGHRRLTPDEVARYLFRKVVTWGRSSNVFLPNGSRLYLDVGSHPEYATAECDDLRTLIAHDRAGERIVQDLVEDAQARLAQEGVAGDIYVFKNNVDSAGNSYGCHENFLVARTDNFAAVTEGLLPFLITRQMIAGTGKLMQGTRGTTFSVSQRADHIWEGVSSATTRSRPIINTRDEPHADAELYRRMHVIVGDSTMTETTTLLKVGSAHLVLRMLEDGVAMPDMTLENPIRAIRDISLDRTGRTPVALADGRRMSALEIQVEYLARATEYAAREGIDDDLTTQVLDLWERTLQAVETDDLSLVDTEIDWVIKYRLLDAYATRHGLDLDDPRLAQLDLAYHDIDPARGVHHVLQRAGRIARVVTDEEIVAAMDTPPQTTRAKLRGDFVRTAREHSRDVTVDWVHLKVNDEAQRTVLCKDPFRSVDERVQRLIDMMVGT
- a CDS encoding FKBP-type peptidyl-prolyl cis-trans isomerase; translated protein: MTTAVAASLASLMLLTACGGDSESDSSDKGSSESASDSKDATPTLAEPKEEDLDKVEEIEVTQAEGKKGPSVELPEKPLEVSQTTRTILDEGDGKDLPDDAYATVDLAMFSAKDGKAIDGSETYTSSPIVLDLGNKQSLPGLVKAIKSQPIGSSGVAVLTPEDLFGEEGAPQLGIDGKDNLVLVYDVRGQLPTKAQGKEVEPQAGLPKVDWKPDAPADITVPKGEDPPKKLVVEKLIEGDGEKIKKDDYVYVSYTGVTWEDGKVFDSSMKDGRGPFAFPVGQNAVIPGWDKAVEGAKVGDRLLVVVPPKEGYGKEGTPDGSIEGGSTLVFTVDVLGAP
- a CDS encoding FKBP-type peptidyl-prolyl cis-trans isomerase, which translates into the protein MPFDPNTTKPEIDFPGDTPPSDLVVEDIAVGDGAEVTPGSPIQAHYVGVAHSTGEEFDASWNRGAPLAFTAGVGQVIQGWDQGLIGMKEGGRRRITIPPHLGYGDQGAGNVIKGGETLIFVVDLVKAG
- a CDS encoding WYL domain-containing protein; protein product: MAAPNTPKAKAERLLNLTMSLLSSRIPLPKQRIRQLVEAYRSVESDEAFDRMFERDKDDLRAMGIPLVTEEIGVFEDELGYRIDRRDYDLPPIELTAQELAVVGLASRAWAHAAMAGTAATAWRKVAAGDELSEDPFIGLEPHLGSGESAFEPLKDAVLTAATVRFDYARAGEGKPGPRHVEPWYLTAWHGRWYLVGHDLDRAASRVFRLSRVTSTVTTTGESATQVVPEDLDPVSMIAATDGREPPSSAAVLRVRVGTGHVLRRRATAVADIDEQWDRVDVDHGDPTAFAAEIASHGPDVVVEEPTALRAAVIDRLEAVVSAHQEAPA
- a CDS encoding helix-turn-helix transcriptional regulator, whose translation is MTRQPVESATNRVERLLTMVPWLASRQGIEIERAAAGLGITEKQLRADLDLLFMCGYGPMPDELIEASYEGGRVFVSNADAISRPLRLTVDEATSLIVGLRSLAASGAGESSAVERALSKLEGAAGAIPGVDRVLVVEDDTQAGHVLADLRDALAAGRRVHLGYHVPSRDERTERDVDPMRLARVEGHWYLEGWCHRARDLRLFRIDRIEAVDVLDVPADPPEGLAGRDLRTGVYQGGAEDVAVLVRLAPGAHWVAEYYPVTDRTPDGDHLLVTMPSSTEGFMQRLVLRLGGGVEVLEPASLRSSVAAHARSALAAYRT
- the tatA gene encoding Sec-independent protein translocase subunit TatA, translated to MPSLGPMEIVLILVVILLLFGFKKLPDAARSLGKSARVFKAEVSEMKEEDRQREAEKSARDSGTVESTTTERSPADDAKPRTDNESGPGA
- the tatC gene encoding twin-arginine translocase subunit TatC, giving the protein MPKDPEGRMPLKAHLLEFRNRLMVAASAVIVGAILGWVLYDGVTIGGFTYAGVYEQLTQPFDQYKASNPESAAALLNYGNATSAFTTQLGISIFTGVIISSPIWVWQIWAFILPGLTRREKRMSLGVFFTAIPLFLTGCFFAYVTLPKALIILFGFTPDDGKSSNIQQASDYFTFVTRFILAFGLAWLLPVFLIGLVSIGVLSGRTLLKSWRVAILLIFIASAIITPTPDPFTMFLLAGPLCVLYFIAIGIALLIDRRRVERGDEPDWSHLSDDEASPLT
- a CDS encoding DEAD/DEAH box helicase, whose product is MSSPAERYAASRRKGRGELAAFTATYDFDLDRFQLDGCEAIEAGNGVLVAAPTGAGKTVVGEFAVHLALARGQKAFYTTPIKALSNQKYHELVATHGHDNVGLLTGDVSVNGEAPVVVMTTEVLRNMIYAGSTTLDTLAFVVMDEVHYLADRFRGAVWEEVIIHLPRSVQVISLSATVSNAEEFGDWLAEVRGGTEVVVTEERPVPLWQHMQVGRDVHDLFVDEEGASAGAPTKVNPELLHAIREKVRGTEDDPRLQRGGGRGGRDRRGGRERRGGGRNQGGQGRQRGGGGRFGGAASRTEVIRELDRDGLLPAITFIFSRAGCDGAVTQLLANDVRLVSEREGERNRRTVEERAAVLEGEDLDVLGYHQFVAGIAAGFAAHHAGMLPLFREIVEELFTAGRIRAVFATETLALGINMPARTVVLEKLVKFNGESHVEITPAEYTQLTGRAGRRGIDVEGHALVVWSRGLDPMAVAGLASTRTYPLHSSFKPTYNMAVNLVAQVGRQTAKEVLETSFAQFQADRAVVGLATKVREQQDSLDAYAEAMHCHLGDFREYAALRRRITDVEKEGKRRRGANRRAEIAVSLEALRVGDVIRIGGRRSGLALVIAPPRSYKGEESAPTVLTEHKQVRRLVPADLDGPVAAFGKLTIPRGFNPKSTKQRTDLATTLRIKAPDEQAPSVRTRATEAAKGEDEHLAQLRRQLKEHPCHQCPEREVHARWAQRWWKLKRETSSLQRKVEHRTNSVAQTFERICVVLTRLGYLDDEGESVSELGGRLRRLYTEKDLLAAECLGGGAWSRLDPAELAAVVSMLVHEPRREEHDPFPRLPTDGVSDAWQDMLQRWSELEDLESEHALPQTGEPDGGIAWAVHRWASGRRLDEVLSGSDLTAGDFVRRCKQIVDLLGQVADAAPEPHLRTVARKSVDKVRRGVVAADRLD